A window of Chlorocebus sabaeus isolate Y175 chromosome 14, mChlSab1.0.hap1, whole genome shotgun sequence contains these coding sequences:
- the PROKR1 gene encoding prokineticin receptor 1 — protein sequence METTMGFMDDNATNTSTSFLSALNPHGAHAASFPFNFSYGDYDMPLDEDEDVTNSRTFFAAKIVIGMALVGIMLVCGIGNFIFIAALVRYKKLRNLTNLLIANLAISDFLVAIVCCPFEMDYYVVRQLSWEHGHVLCTSVNYLRTVSLYVSTNALLAIAIDRYLAIVHPLRPRMKCQTATGLIALVWTVSILIAIPSAYFTTETVLVIVRSQEKIFCGQIWPVDQQLYYKSYFLFIFGIEFVGPVFTMTLCYARISRELWFKAVPGFQTEQIRKRLRCRRKTVLVLMCILTAYVLCWAPFYGFTIVRDFFPTVFVKEKHYLTAFYIVECIAMSNSMINTLCFVTVKNNTVKYFKKIMLLHWKASYNGGKSSADLDLKTIGMPATEEVDCIRLK from the exons ATGGAGACCACCATGGGGTTCATGGATGACAATGCCACCAACACCTCCACCAGCTTCCTTTCTGCGCTCAACCCTCATGGAGCCCATGCCGCTTCCTTCCCATTCAACTTCAGCTATGGTGACTATGATATGCCTTTGGATGAAGATGAGGATGTGACCAATTCCCGGACGTTCTTTGCTGCCAAGATTGTCATTGGGATGGCCCTGGTGGGCATCATGCTGGTCTGTGGCATTGGCAACTTCATCTTTATCGCTGCTCTGGTCCGCTACAAGAAACTGCGCAATCTCACCAACCTGCTCATCGCCAACCTGGCCATCTCGGATTTCCTGGTGGCCATTGTCTGCTGCCCCTTTGAGATGGACTACTATGTGGTGCGCCAGCTTTCCTGGGAGCACGGCCATGTCCTGTGCACCTCTGTCAACTACCTGCGCACTGTCTCTCTCTATGTCTCCACCAATGCCCTGCTGGCCATTGCCATTGACAG GTATCTGGCTATTGTCCACCCCCTGAGACCACGGATGAAGTGCCAAACAGCCACTGGCCTGATTGCCTTGGTGTGGACGGTGTCCATCCTGATCGCCATCCCTTCCGCCTACTTCACCACCGAGACGGTCCTCGTCATTGTCAGGAGCCAGGAAAAGATCTTCTGCGGCCAGATCTGGCCTGTTGACCAGCAGCTGTACTACAAGTCCTACTTCCTCTTTATCTTTGGCATTGAGTTCGTGGGCCCCGTGTTCACCATGACCCTGTGCTATGCCAGGATCTCCCGGGAGCTCTGGTTCAAGGCGGTCCCTGGATTCCAGACCGAGCAGATCCGCAAGAGGCTGCGCTGCCGCAGGAAGACGGTCCTGGTGCTTATGTGCATCCTCACCGCCTACGTGCTGTGCTGGGCGCCCTTCTACGGCTTCACCATCGTGCGCGACTTCTTCCCCACCGTGTTCGTGAAGGAGAAGCACTACCTCACTGCCTTCTACATCGTCGAGTGCATCGCCATGAGCAACAGCATGATCAACACCCTGTGCTTCGTGACAGTCAAGAACAATACCGTCAAGTACTTCAAAAAGATCATGCTGCTCCACTGGAAGGCTTCTTACAATGGCGGTAAGTCCAGTGCAGACCTGGACCTCAAGACAATCGGGATGCCTGCCACTGAAGAGGTGGACTGCATCAGACTAAAATAA